The DNA sequence GCGGCGGCGCGGCAGCGGTCAATACGCGACGGTCGCGATCTCGCGCACGAAGCTGTGCTGCTCGAGCGCATCGACGAACGCGACGGCGTAATCCTCCGCCGAGATCCGGCTGTCGCCGTGCGCGTCGGCGATCAGCGTGCCCGCGCCGGTGCGGAACGTGCCGGTGCGCTCGCCGGGCGCGATCAGTGCGGCGGGCGCGAAGAACGTCCAGTCGAGATCGCCGACCGTTTTCAGATAGTCGAGCGCTTCGCGATGCGCCAGCGCGACCGCCTTGTACGCCTGCGGGAAGCCGTCGGTGTCGACCAGTTGCCGGCCGGGCGCGACTTCGAGCGAACCCGCGCCGCCGACCACGACGAGCCGCTTCAGCCCGGCCTGCCGTGCGCCCGCCACGAGCGCCCGCGCGGCCGCGACGACCTTCGCGGCATCGTCCTGCTGCGGGCCGTATGCGCTCGCGACCACGTCGTGACCCGGCAGCACGGCCGCAATGCTGGCCGGCTCGAACAGGTCGGCCGCCTGCGCGACGATGCCGTCGCCGGCCGCGCCCGGT is a window from the Burkholderia vietnamiensis LMG 10929 genome containing:
- a CDS encoding NAD(P)-dependent oxidoreductase, with protein sequence MTHHPLNIALFGATGMIGSRIAAEAARRGHRVTALSRRPGAAGDGIVAQAADLFEPASIAAVLPGHDVVASAYGPQQDDAAKVVAAARALVAGARQAGLKRLVVVGGAGSLEVAPGRQLVDTDGFPQAYKAVALAHREALDYLKTVGDLDWTFFAPAALIAPGERTGTFRTGAGTLIADAHGDSRISAEDYAVAFVDALEQHSFVREIATVAY